The Gimesia sp. genome segment AACGGGTGGTCCCTTCAAACCGGAGCCTGTCCCTTCAGTATTGAACTGGGATCTCTGGCAGGGACAGACTCCCGATGTCCCTTACATCAAGGAACGCTGTCACTATACGTTCCGCTGGTGGTATGAGTATTCGGGGGGCCAGATGACCGACTGGGGTGCGCATCACATTGATATCGCCCAGTGGGGAGCCGGGATGCAGGATACCGGTCCTGTGGATATCGAAGGGACCGCTACATTTCCGAATGTCGAAAACGGTTACAATGTTGCCCTCGACTACCATTTGAAGGCCCGCTATGCCAACGGGGTGATTCTGGAAGTCAATGACACCGGACGAACCGGCGTCATGTTTGAAGGTGACGAGGGACGAATGTTTGTAAACCGGGGGACGATCGCAGGTAAACCGGTGGAGGATCTGAAGCAGAATCCACTACCTCGCGAAAAATTTAATGTCTATGCTCACGACAATCTCTCCCGACCTCCCCGGATGGGTAAACTGGATGCGATTGTCAATCACATGGGCAATTTCTTCGACTGCATCGAATCTCGCGAAACGCCGATCTCGAGTGTGCAGAATCAGCACCGTTCTGTTTCAGTCTGTCATATCGGCAATATCTCACAACGCCTGGGACGTAAGCTGACCTGGGATCCCGAACAGGAACTGTTTGTGGGAGACGACGAAGCCAACACGTGGCTCAAACGGGAGCAGAGAAAAGGTTACGAAATCACTGATTCCTGAGCCGTTGTCTGTTGAGCGTTAAACGAGTTTCGCCTGTCCCGTTTTTTTCAAGCAGGAGTAATCATGTCGGTTTCTACGGGGATCATCACAGAAGAGCATAAACGGCAGTTTGTGGAAGAGGGATATTTCATTCTGGAGAAGGTCATCCCGGATGAAGATTTGCAGATCATCCGGGATTCCTGTGCCCATCTGATTGATCTGATGCATCAGGAGATGGATCGTCTGGGAACAGACCATATTCATATCAGCCATCGAGGCAAACGTTATCACATTGCGAAAAAATACGATCAGGCACCACGTTTGACTGAATATGTATTTGGCGATCTGATGGCGGAAATCTGCAAGGCCACCATCGGAGACACCGCGTATCTGTTTTACGATCAGTACGTTGTCAAAGCCGCGGAGAAGGGGATTAAGTTTTCCTGGCACCAGGATTCTGGCTATCTGGGATTCAATCATCGTCCCTATGTGACGGTCTGGGCGGCCGTAGATGATATGACCGTGGAAAACGGAACCGTTGATGTGTTACCCTTTTCGACGGTTGGTATCCGTTCCTTAGTGGAACACATTCGGGATCCTGAAACCGGGGACAAAACCGGCTACTTCGGTAAGGAACCGGGAGTTACTGCTGTCGTTCCCGCAGGGAGCCTGGCTGTGTTCAGTTCTCTCACCTTCCATCGCAGTGGCGCGAATACGACCGATAAAATGCGTCGGGCGTACGTCACCCAATATTCACCGGAACCAATTTATGATCCGGAAACCGGTCAGCCCAAGCATCTGGCGGTACCGTTCCTTAAAGGTGGGGACCGCGTGGTATCCTGATCAATTGAGTGAAATAGATCTTTAGAAAGACAGACCAATGCACGAACAGATCACTCGTCGCAATTTTAATAAACAACTGCTGGGAACAGCCTGTGCAGCTACTTTGGCTGGTAACACTCTGGCTGCGGGGACAAAAACACCGCAAAAGCCGTTTCAACTGAACTACATCGTTGCCTCCTGCATGTATGGGACACTCCCCCTGGAAACGATTCTGCAGGAAACTCCTAAAACGGGAGCGCAATATCTGGAGATCTGGGCGAAACGGCACGGGAACCAGCGCGAGCAGATAGACGAGTTGGGCGTCGAGAAAACAAAGCAACTGTTTGATCAATACAACATTAAGCTGGGCAGCTTTACCTGTTTCAAGTACGGACTGTTCAACATGCAGGGCGAAATGGACCTCGTCAAGCAACTGGGCGGTGACATGGTGATCTGTAACAGCGGTGGCCCCAAAGGTCTGAAAGGGACTGAACTCAAAGCAGCGATAAAAAAGTTTGCTGAAAAACTGAAACCGCATGTCGATGCTGCTGCGGAGAAAGGCGTTATTGTCGGTCTGGAGAATCATGGCGGCGGATTAATCAATGATCCGGATACACAGCTCTGGCTGATGGAAATGCTGCCAGCGAAAAACTTCGGTATCGCGCTGGCTCCCTATCACCTGGAACAGGATCCGGAGATGATGGCCCGGCTGATTCAAGACCTGGATGAACGGCTCGTGCACTTCCAGGCCTGGCAACACGGCATGGGCTGTATTAAGAAACTGCCTAAGGAACAGGAACTGCTGCAACTGCCTGGCCGTGGTGATCTGAATTTTGTTCCCGTCCTCGCAGCCCTTAAACAGATCAACTACCAGGGACGAACCGAAATCTTCATGCATCCCGTACCCCGCGGAATTCCGATTCTACCCACCGCGGAGCAGGTGACGTCTGAGGTCAACCGCTCCCGAGCCTATCTGGAGAACTGTCTGAAACAGGCATGAACTGCAATCGCGACTCAACACCAAGACTGAGGCTGTTTTCATGAATTTACGACGTTTGCTCCTGACTGCGGTTTTCGGTCTGATCTGTCTGATGTCTCTGGAATATGCCCAGGCACAGGAACCGATCAAACGGCCCAATATCCTGTTGATTATGGCTGACGACCAAGGATACTGGGACACTGAAGTTGCTGGCAACCCTCACATCGAAACGCCTGCTTTAAAACAGATGGCGGCGGAAGGGGTCACGTTCACACACTTCCATGCGAACATGGTATGTGCTCCCACACGCGCCGGATTGATGACGGGGCGACATTATCTGCGGACCGGACTCTATAACACCCGTTTTGGTGGCGATACGCTGGGGCGGAGTGAAACGACGATCGCACAGGTGCTCAAATCAGCCGGCTATCGGACCGCTCTGTTCGGTAAATGGCATCTCGGGCGTTATTCTCAATATCAGCCGCACCGGAGGGGCTTCGATCATTTCTTCGGTCATTACCATGGTCATATCGAACGCTATTCGAATCCAGACCAGGTGGTGGTTAACGGGCAACCGGTCGAAACGCGCGGCTATGTTACTGATCTGTTTACCGAAGCCGCAATCGATTTTATCAAACGAGATCAGGAGCAGCCTTTCTTCTGTTTTCTGGCCTTCAATGCACCGCATTCTCCCTTTTTGCTGGATACGACTCACTTCGGTCAACCGGAGGGAGACAAGCTGATTGAGAAATACCTCGCCAAGGGGCTACCTCTCCGAGAGGCACGCATCTACGGAATGGTGGAACGCATCGATCAAAATCTCGATCGATTGTTCAAAATGCTGAAGGAACAGGGACTGGATGAAGAGACCCTGGTGATTTATACCAGTGACAATGGCGGCGTCAGTAAGGCGTTCAAGGCGGGCCTTAAAGGAAGCAAGGGGAGTGCCTATGAAGGGGGGACGCGAGTGCCTTTCGTCGTCCGCTGGCCCGGTAAGATTCCAGCAGGAAAACAGACCGACGCGCTGGTGGCTCAGATTGATCTGTTTCCCACGTTCTGCGAACTGGCGGGAGTCAGTATTCCCGAAGGTGTTGACCTTGATGGAAAATCCATCCTGTCTCTCATGCAGCAGGGGGGAGGTGAGTCGCCTCACGAGTACCTGTATCACACCTGGGATCGTTACACACCGAACCCCTGGCATCGCTGGTCGATTCATGGTCCACGATTCAAGCTGGTAGGACACGATCCTCAAGGCAAAAAGAAACAGCAGGAGCCGGCTGGTCAGTTGTATGACCTCACAGCAGATCCAGGTGAGACTAAGGACGTCTCCCGGAAATACCCCGAAGAGGCTTCCCGCCTGCGAAATGAGTTTCACCGCTGGTTCGATGATGTGACTCAGGGGCAGGAATATCAGCCGGCTGCGATCCCTGTGGGAGATCCTACGGAAACGGTCGTCGAGTTACAGCCGAGCTGGGCCATCATTGATGGTGACGGACTCGAATATTCGTTCGACGGATATGACTGGGATACCCTTGATGGCTGGAAATCCAACAAGAGCACCGCTCATTGGCAGTTGGACGTACTGAAGCCAGGCCGTTATGCGGTCGAACTCAGTTATGGATATCGTTCAGTATCCGTTACAAGCGGTACACTGAAACTAACCGTGGGAGATCAGAGCCTGAAGTGTAAGCTACCTATGACGACGAGCCAAAATGTCTTCATGAAATCCAAGGCGGGCACACTGAATCTGTCGCAGGGAGCACAGAATCTCACAATTCGTGCCGCAGCCCCCGAGGGGATTCAGGGGCTGCGACTGAATTCAATCTGGCTTAAAGCGTTACCTGAATAAATCAGGATCAGAGTGACTTACGAATTCGCTGGAAACTTTCCTGGATCTCTTTGCCGACATTCCACAGCGCGTCGGCCACTCCACCTGCTGATTCTGAGACGGCATCTTTCATCGGTTTATAATCGTCTTTTAATTTATCAAACCGACCGGTGACCTGATCCCACTCGTCCTGAGCTTCCTTCTTACCCAGATGAATTTTGAGGGCCAGTTCATCGCGTTGTTGTTGCAGCGCACTGATTAGTTCGTCCATGCGATTGCGGTTGGTCATGGTCATGGTTCCTTACTTTGGATCATTCTCTTGAAAACAAAGATCAACGGGTTAGATTGATTCTTGCTGAGTTTTAATGGCTCATTACTGACATTATACCAGTTTTCCGAGGAAGTCGACAGCCGTTAAGTTGCAACCGACCAATATTTAATGGCTTACATCAGGCGTCTACCTTGGGGCTGTGTCAGTCAATCAGAACCAGGGCATCCTGCAGTTCGTTTTTATCATCAGAGGCGCGAGGCAGGGACTTAGCTGCCTGTTCGCCGATTTCTCGAATGACTTCACAGATCGTTTCAGCTGCCTTCCCTGAGTGGAGACCTGCTGTCAGTTTTTGGCAGATCTGATCAATGAAAGTCTGCCCCAGTTTGTCGATGACCGCCTGGTCAGCCAGTGCCACTGCCACATGCTCAAACAGGGAAATGTAGATGAGTACTCCGGTTCCCCCCTCGGTGTGATGGACGCGCTTATCGAAAAAGATCTCTCGGGCACGGGCGGCGACTTCATCCTGCATTTGTTGCCGGGGTGTAAACAGACGGCGGAGCCAGCCGATACGGCTTCCGGCAATCGCACCCAGAATAAACGCGATGACCATCGCAAGTGCTGCCAGGATCAGTTCGACAATGACGGGTAAACCACCCCAGTCACCTGCCTGTCCCTCAATTCGGGGAAAGAAATACCAGAAGCCTAGTGCTGTGAGTACGGTCAACCAGAGCCCCACAACGTCCTCCGGACGATCGTAGCGCCCTGAAGCGGTTGCCACTACGGGCACAATCTCACAGGATGTCTTACCCTCAGCGTCAACAACGGCCTGCTCGACCTGCTTCTGTTGTTCTTCAGTTAAAAAGTTAAATGCGCTCTGCATGGAAATGAGCTTTCCATCTGGATACTGAGGAATAACGATCTGGTTACCACGAGCCAGTGGCACCGCCACCACCGGAGAAGCCACCTCCGAATGAGCCGCCACTGAAACCGCCTCCTCCACCTCCCCGGTTGGTGAGCATCTGATAGAGAATCGTGCCGATCACCGCAAAGATGACGCCCCAGAATAACCAGGCCCAGCCACTAGATCCGCGGCGGATTAAAGAGACGATGGTGAAAATAGCCAGGCCAATCACGACTGCGACAATGACGTAGCTCCAGGCAGACTGTGGCTTGGCAGGCATTGCCAGCTTGCGCGCCATTTTGTCGAGAGCTTCAACCCCCGCCAGAATACCCTGTGAAAACTGTCCCTGTTTGAAATGAGGGATGATATAGTCATCCATAATTTCACGGCATTGAGCATCGTCTTCCCGTCCCCAACCGGCTCCCAACTCGATGCGTGCCTTACGATCATCTTTGGACACCAGCAACAGAATGCCGGTATTCCAGTCCTGATCATTCAGTTTGGCATGTCCAATCTGCCACTGGTTGAAGAGGATCGTAGCAAAGGTTTCGATCCGCATGTCAGCGCCGCCATGTTTAGCCATCGAATCGATGGTGACGACAATGATCGGCGTCGCCTTATCGGTAAGCAGTTTATCGCAGATCTCCTGGATATTTTTCTTAGTCGGCTCATCGATCATACCGGCCAGATCGCGAACGAACTCACGATCTCCCGGCGGTTCGAGCGTTAGTTCCAGGGCATGAACTGAATTCAGCCTGCTGAAACTGATTACAGTCAGCGTCAGAAAGACGACGAGGTATTGATACTTGAGTAGGTATTTCACGTAATCTCGCTTGATTCAGAGAACTGACTTCAGTGATTTAACTGAAGTCAGTCTATGAATCTGTGCGGATAATTTCAATTCCACTTAATGCGGCCGGCATCTGCTCTGCCGCTTCGTTTTGCGGGACCAGTTCGAGATGCAGATTGTCTTTGACTGGAATTCCCTCGAATTTTCGTATCTGGATACCCTGTTTTCCGTGTGGATTGAAATCTTCCTGAACCACATTTCCCTGCAGTTTAATCGTAAACAGGGGGGCTGTCTGGGAGTCATTCACAGAGACGGGTTCCAGTTCTGAGAACGAGAGTTGTACCGAATAGTTTGCAGGAGCATCGTTTTTACCCAGCAGTGGAATCGTACACTCTTTCAATCCCCGTGCCCAGGATGTATAGATCCAGGGAGGATCTGCCTCTTTCACAGGGTGAGTAATTTCATTCAGACTGTTGTAGCCACCACCGCTATTGAATTTAGGACTGATATCAAATTTGAAATCGAGCCCCGTTTCGCGACTGGGCTTCGGACGCGGATATGCCATCCAGACAGTTCCGCGGGCATCCCGACGGTCGCCGGGGGCTCCCATGTTAAGTGCCATATGATCGACTGGCGTTTTCGGACCGACCGAGCTGAAAATTGTCCAGTGTTTTCGTTCTTCGCGCGGTTCGAGCACAATGGTGGAAGAGATCGAAAACAGACAGACACAGCCGGCACTCGATTCCGGGATCATGACCAGACCGTTGGCTGGGATCGCGTTGATCCAGCAACCGGTACGATGGCCTGCGAAGTGACGGGTGCCTGCGTCTTTTTCCAGGTCATAAAAGCCGGTGAAACCGGAACGGAACATCAACAGGTTTTCGGAAGCAGCCAGCATGCCGCAGTGATGTCCTTCCCGCATGATACTCCAGGGAACTTCTTTACCAGTCAGCGGGTGTTTCCGCATGTGCTGCAGGCCGGTGTAGAGGTCGTAGGACCAGGGCTCGGCAATCACCTTGTCACCTACGATGATGGGACGATGGCGATAGTTGGCGTCCTTCTTCCAGAGAAGTGCCCCATCGTTCGCATTCAGAGCGACGAGTCGACGTCGCGAGAAATCGCCGGCGATAAACTGTTTCCAGTAATGTCCGTTGGCATTGGCGCCACAGAGCAGCAGAACGTTGTTCTGATAGAGCAACGTAAGTTTTCCACCCCCGATGCCAATCTCGCTACAGTCAGTCACATCGACTGGGGTGGACCAGAGTTTTTTACCCGTCTTGACGTCGAGGGCGACTGCTAAACGCAGGTCCTGTTTTTTCAGGCGGTCTTCTGCGATTTCCCGTTCTTTCCCGGTTAAATCTTTCAGGTGCGATTTGTCCTGACGGAGAATCTCTGCCCGCTGCTCGCTGGTAATGGAGCTGTCGATAAAATAAGCGGCTTCCGGACCAATGGCGATGGTGTGATGCGCGATGCTTTTTCCCTGATAGGTCCAGGCAGGTTTACCTGTTTTGACGTCCATTGCAAAAACGGCATCCGTTGAATCTTCAGTTCTGCGACCGCGGCGGATCTGTCGGGCAGCGAGTTCCTGGCGAGTCGTCGCTGTGCCGAACAACAAGCCGTCCTGGTAGGCGAGGTATCCCCATTCGTGCTTGCCATCATTGAACTGCTCGGGCAGGGGGATTTTTTTGACTGTTTTCCCCGTGGCTGCATCCAGTTGATAACAATATTCCTTCATCATGAAAAACAGGCTGTCTTCACTGGCGACCAGGTTTCCGGGGTTCTGGTTCTGAAAGACACCGGTACGGATGGCCTGAGGGTTTTCACGTTCCCAGAGAAACAGTCCGTTATAGGCATCGAAGGCCATAATGGTGCTTTCACCCTGAATGAACAGGCGGCCGTTGATTGCCAGCGGACCTACTGCACCTTCATGGCGGTTTACCATTTTCTTTTCACCGGGGTCGCCAAACCAGAGCACACCCAGACCACCTCTGACGAGTTGATCCTTGCTGCTGGCGGTGTTTCCCGGATCTGCGTACTGATGAGACCAGCTGCCGGCCCCCGGCAGAGCCCCTCGGATGAGCAGGGCGTAGCCATCCAGAGTTTTAATCTCAGCGGTTTCGGTAAGGCCAGTATCTTTGAGCCAGCCTGTCAGACTGGCTGAATCTGTTGTTGCTGATTTCGGGTCGGCGGGGGTTCCCAGACAGACAGTGCCTCCCAGCGGTTTGACATGAGTGGCGACATCTTGGGGAATCCCGGGGACTTTTCCTGTTTTGAGCAGTGTGTCTGAGACAATCAGATTTGCAAAGTAGTGTGAGTAAGGCAGCGGCGAGAGTTCGGTCTGATGGAATGTAATCCGATGTCCGTAGTAGCCTGCCTGGCTCAGTTTTTCCCGGGCTGCAGCAACTTTGGCAGCATCGGGTTCGATACAGTAGATTTTCAACTTTGAGTTGCGGGCCAGTTCATAAGCCAACTGTCCCTCTTCACCACCCAGAACCAGGCAGAAGCCGTTCTGGACTCCCGTATTTTTCAGGATGTCCTGGGCAGCCTGCTGGTAACGGGCTGACGCAGCATTGTCCACATATGGGTTTTGTGTGGAGACTGTATCGAGTTCCGTCAGCTTTTCAGTCGGAGTACTTGAGGAGCCAAAACCGATGATGTCGCCAGCGGACGTGCTGACAACCAGTTGACCATCTGAAACAGCCAGTCCCCGGGCTTTCCCTGTGACTTTCAATGTCTGCAGGACCTTGCCGGAATCGGCTTCGAGAATCAGCACCTGCTCCTGACCGCCGGCGATGACTTTATCTCCCGCCACGATCAGTGAGTCACGGGCAACGATTGGCTTTTCCCAGATGACTCCTGCTTGAGTGTATTGTTTATTTTCTTCCTGTAATTTCTTGATCTGATCCCGGGCCGCTGTGGCTTTGTCGCCTTTGAGGCTGCGCAGTTTACGGAACAAACCGTTGATGGTCATTTCATTAGCGTGGGCCTTCTGAGAACCTTTAGCATGCTCAAGCCGATTGACTTTCAACAGGCTCGTGTCGGTGGCCAGATAAGCGTATTCATCTTTGACAACCATCTGTTGTCCGTTGATCCAGGCAAAACCCACGTCGCCTTCGTCCTGAGTCAGGGCAAGAATGTGGTGAGCACCCATCGAATAGATCTGACCATCCGCTAACAGTGCCTGAGTCCCTCCGACAACACCACCAGCCGTGCTGCGCCAACTGTAAGATCGGTTGTGTTCCTGTTCCCCTGTCTTTTTATTGAAGGCAGCGGGAAGAGAACGACCAGAGGGGAAAAACAGGAATTCATCATTGGCCAGGATATAGCCCTGGGGGGAGAGTTCATTGCGACCGGCGCTGGTCTGACTCAAGTTGTCAATTTTCCAGATCACTTTGCCGGTACTGGCATCAACGGCATACAGGTAAATGTTTTCATGAGGAAAAATGCCGGCACCAAAATAGGCGATTCCCTCGTCGATCAGCACGTTTGTGCGGACAGGCCAGCGTGAGACCATCTCTCCGCGGGCGATAATCATTTCTTCGTTCAACCCTGCCCGCAGTTTCCAGATTTCTTTTCCAGTCGCTGCGTCGAGGCAATACACGAATCCATCATCGGAGCCAAAATAGACTTTCGCCTGATGGACGGTCGGGGAGAGGCGAATCGGCCCGCCGGTAAAGAATCGCCAGAGTATCTGACCACTTTTCAGATCGACACAACGTAACTGATGATCGACCGAGGATCCGAAATAGACCTTTCCTGCTGAGATCGCAACTTGAAAGGCATCGTCAAAATCGACTCGCGATTCCAGATCGTGGCCTTCGATGACCCGTTCGCCGGGATCGGTCTGGCCAGTCTGAGGTGCACTTGGAGCGGAGTATTGCCAGACAGGGACCAGAGGTGTCTGAATACTGTCGGTTGTGGCACCAGCACGTTCCCGATCCATGAGATAAGTCGGCCAGTCCTTCGCTGACAGCTCATTCGAGGGCTGAGTTAAAACAGAGGCAAGGGTAAGCAGACAGAGGGTGAAGAGGGGGAGTCGCTGTTTCACTGATTGATCCTTCATAATCTGGCGGAGATCATTCCGAGCCGCCTGTTTGAGGGGGCGGGTAATAATCAAGCTGACACATCGATGGATGTTGATGCCATTGAGTATACCGGGGCTGGTCGTGGAATCGCAAGTAGTTGCAGAAAACAGACGCTTTGAATTGCAATGTTTCTGACGGGGCTCTATTTTGGGGATCATTGTTAGTTTTGTGAGTGCGTTTGGTGAATCTTTGATTTTTGAGTCAGGGAACGCTGGCTTGACGCTCGCAAACAGCTCACGATTGATCAAAAAATCGGTTCCTGAAGTGCGTGTCCAATTGAAATCTATGAGGGATCTCAGGATGAAGAATAAGATATTGCTATCTCTGACAGGTTTATGTCTGTTTACCGGCTGCCCCGCTAACAATCCTCCGTCTGATCAGGGACAGCAGAAACAGGAACAGCCGACAGAAGATAAAGAACAGAAAACCGCGCCAGAGAAAGAAGAAACGGTAAAACCCGATAATTCTGAAGCGGTAAAAGCCTTCAAAGCCCTGGATGCGAAAATGGTAA includes the following:
- a CDS encoding Gfo/Idh/MocA family oxidoreductase, which encodes MTSRKLTRRSFLKTSTVGLPLACLAPGVFVNTARSAQKSRNSNERLKIGSIGMRYQGSVIADKAQEYGDIVAIADVDREIAQKARKQFGGKAILFEDYREMLEKADIDVVTIGAPDHWHTKMLIDACRAGKDVYCEKPLTLTVDEGKILNRVVKETNAVVQVGTWQRSDHRFRQAVEMVHDGRIGNLKKVTVTLSKNKTGGPFKPEPVPSVLNWDLWQGQTPDVPYIKERCHYTFRWWYEYSGGQMTDWGAHHIDIAQWGAGMQDTGPVDIEGTATFPNVENGYNVALDYHLKARYANGVILEVNDTGRTGVMFEGDEGRMFVNRGTIAGKPVEDLKQNPLPREKFNVYAHDNLSRPPRMGKLDAIVNHMGNFFDCIESRETPISSVQNQHRSVSVCHIGNISQRLGRKLTWDPEQELFVGDDEANTWLKREQRKGYEITDS
- a CDS encoding phytanoyl-CoA dioxygenase family protein, which encodes MSVSTGIITEEHKRQFVEEGYFILEKVIPDEDLQIIRDSCAHLIDLMHQEMDRLGTDHIHISHRGKRYHIAKKYDQAPRLTEYVFGDLMAEICKATIGDTAYLFYDQYVVKAAEKGIKFSWHQDSGYLGFNHRPYVTVWAAVDDMTVENGTVDVLPFSTVGIRSLVEHIRDPETGDKTGYFGKEPGVTAVVPAGSLAVFSSLTFHRSGANTTDKMRRAYVTQYSPEPIYDPETGQPKHLAVPFLKGGDRVVS
- a CDS encoding sugar phosphate isomerase/epimerase family protein, which produces MHEQITRRNFNKQLLGTACAATLAGNTLAAGTKTPQKPFQLNYIVASCMYGTLPLETILQETPKTGAQYLEIWAKRHGNQREQIDELGVEKTKQLFDQYNIKLGSFTCFKYGLFNMQGEMDLVKQLGGDMVICNSGGPKGLKGTELKAAIKKFAEKLKPHVDAAAEKGVIVGLENHGGGLINDPDTQLWLMEMLPAKNFGIALAPYHLEQDPEMMARLIQDLDERLVHFQAWQHGMGCIKKLPKEQELLQLPGRGDLNFVPVLAALKQINYQGRTEIFMHPVPRGIPILPTAEQVTSEVNRSRAYLENCLKQA
- a CDS encoding arylsulfatase, translated to MNLRRLLLTAVFGLICLMSLEYAQAQEPIKRPNILLIMADDQGYWDTEVAGNPHIETPALKQMAAEGVTFTHFHANMVCAPTRAGLMTGRHYLRTGLYNTRFGGDTLGRSETTIAQVLKSAGYRTALFGKWHLGRYSQYQPHRRGFDHFFGHYHGHIERYSNPDQVVVNGQPVETRGYVTDLFTEAAIDFIKRDQEQPFFCFLAFNAPHSPFLLDTTHFGQPEGDKLIEKYLAKGLPLREARIYGMVERIDQNLDRLFKMLKEQGLDEETLVIYTSDNGGVSKAFKAGLKGSKGSAYEGGTRVPFVVRWPGKIPAGKQTDALVAQIDLFPTFCELAGVSIPEGVDLDGKSILSLMQQGGGESPHEYLYHTWDRYTPNPWHRWSIHGPRFKLVGHDPQGKKKQQEPAGQLYDLTADPGETKDVSRKYPEEASRLRNEFHRWFDDVTQGQEYQPAAIPVGDPTETVVELQPSWAIIDGDGLEYSFDGYDWDTLDGWKSNKSTAHWQLDVLKPGRYAVELSYGYRSVSVTSGTLKLTVGDQSLKCKLPMTTSQNVFMKSKAGTLNLSQGAQNLTIRAAAPEGIQGLRLNSIWLKALPE
- a CDS encoding TPM domain-containing protein; the protein is MKYLLKYQYLVVFLTLTVISFSRLNSVHALELTLEPPGDREFVRDLAGMIDEPTKKNIQEICDKLLTDKATPIIVVTIDSMAKHGGADMRIETFATILFNQWQIGHAKLNDQDWNTGILLLVSKDDRKARIELGAGWGREDDAQCREIMDDYIIPHFKQGQFSQGILAGVEALDKMARKLAMPAKPQSAWSYVIVAVVIGLAIFTIVSLIRRGSSGWAWLFWGVIFAVIGTILYQMLTNRGGGGGGFSGGSFGGGFSGGGGATGSW
- a CDS encoding PQQ-binding-like beta-propeller repeat protein gives rise to the protein MKQRLPLFTLCLLTLASVLTQPSNELSAKDWPTYLMDRERAGATTDSIQTPLVPVWQYSAPSAPQTGQTDPGERVIEGHDLESRVDFDDAFQVAISAGKVYFGSSVDHQLRCVDLKSGQILWRFFTGGPIRLSPTVHQAKVYFGSDDGFVYCLDAATGKEIWKLRAGLNEEMIIARGEMVSRWPVRTNVLIDEGIAYFGAGIFPHENIYLYAVDASTGKVIWKIDNLSQTSAGRNELSPQGYILANDEFLFFPSGRSLPAAFNKKTGEQEHNRSYSWRSTAGGVVGGTQALLADGQIYSMGAHHILALTQDEGDVGFAWINGQQMVVKDEYAYLATDTSLLKVNRLEHAKGSQKAHANEMTINGLFRKLRSLKGDKATAARDQIKKLQEENKQYTQAGVIWEKPIVARDSLIVAGDKVIAGGQEQVLILEADSGKVLQTLKVTGKARGLAVSDGQLVVSTSAGDIIGFGSSSTPTEKLTELDTVSTQNPYVDNAASARYQQAAQDILKNTGVQNGFCLVLGGEEGQLAYELARNSKLKIYCIEPDAAKVAAAREKLSQAGYYGHRITFHQTELSPLPYSHYFANLIVSDTLLKTGKVPGIPQDVATHVKPLGGTVCLGTPADPKSATTDSASLTGWLKDTGLTETAEIKTLDGYALLIRGALPGAGSWSHQYADPGNTASSKDQLVRGGLGVLWFGDPGEKKMVNRHEGAVGPLAINGRLFIQGESTIMAFDAYNGLFLWERENPQAIRTGVFQNQNPGNLVASEDSLFFMMKEYCYQLDAATGKTVKKIPLPEQFNDGKHEWGYLAYQDGLLFGTATTRQELAARQIRRGRRTEDSTDAVFAMDVKTGKPAWTYQGKSIAHHTIAIGPEAAYFIDSSITSEQRAEILRQDKSHLKDLTGKEREIAEDRLKKQDLRLAVALDVKTGKKLWSTPVDVTDCSEIGIGGGKLTLLYQNNVLLLCGANANGHYWKQFIAGDFSRRRLVALNANDGALLWKKDANYRHRPIIVGDKVIAEPWSYDLYTGLQHMRKHPLTGKEVPWSIMREGHHCGMLAASENLLMFRSGFTGFYDLEKDAGTRHFAGHRTGCWINAIPANGLVMIPESSAGCVCLFSISSTIVLEPREERKHWTIFSSVGPKTPVDHMALNMGAPGDRRDARGTVWMAYPRPKPSRETGLDFKFDISPKFNSGGGYNSLNEITHPVKEADPPWIYTSWARGLKECTIPLLGKNDAPANYSVQLSFSELEPVSVNDSQTAPLFTIKLQGNVVQEDFNPHGKQGIQIRKFEGIPVKDNLHLELVPQNEAAEQMPAALSGIEIIRTDS